A part of Haliotis asinina isolate JCU_RB_2024 chromosome 10, JCU_Hal_asi_v2, whole genome shotgun sequence genomic DNA contains:
- the LOC137298090 gene encoding mitogen-activated protein kinase kinase kinase 13-B-like: protein MTLERNAQPEYTQQSMSTATTCTSKAIDIPKKDEPMFSRNSPNMLNVLTASSDFEFSNSMLRLEHEVDQLSLTEKSSSDSTPSPTFARSAPVTPIHNPSGSVDVGYRDGTQRGFFEGLLGCLRPVWTIIGKAAAAELKQQDDWEIPFENITDLQWLGSGAQGAVFLGKLTGEEVAVKKVRDVKETDIRNLRKLNHPNIIAFKGVCTQAPCYCIIMEYCPYGQLYELLRDGKEIPPTLILDWTKQIASGMNYLHSHKIIHRDLKSPNVLVASNNVVKISDFGTSREWNEKSTKMSFAGTVAWMAPEVIRNEPCSEKVDIWSFGVVVWELLTGEIPYRDVDSSAIIWGVGSNSLHLPVPSTCPDGFQLLMRLCWSAKPRNRPSFRQVLMHLEIASPELLNYSREDFMEEQVKWQEEIRELFMKMRSEGSHFPQLEEELIRRRKEELRHAQDVREHYERKLERANNLYMELTACMLQLEKRERELIKREQMLALYSKRRKSIVRPIIKAQEKLDRIGKKRCYRSSDPASPDSQKTEGSMTTSSEQVLPSPTKMRYRKNRHRRSNSRGSLKDITSPIRSPSKDSSQDESKTKRVTLHPGPGLAVRREKKNESDCPDKNKNQNLDERNLNDVCFGCDGGCSDITCSSKRSSQVSADVESNTCDSPCNSPRHQVHQVYNIVEVENTNQPDFQSKTTILEKDSNENLNCPIDTADIDIKDIKEITSEDTIIITADNTVGLRADNSVLENAQTVSVSMKRTRSDPEILPKCLSPNLPRLRDKSDKKVAVKFRNVKHSADTTSEEEGEVSEDEARRRNLCRQSISTLSSEGGVFSEEEENTSEVSHNMGLMSTNSAENLQMELAKCTYASDGLSDREMTVRKMKSQVSSPPERIYENPRSDSSSDSDECSNSTVSTVQRKRSFEKKQW from the exons ATGACACTCGAGCGTAATGCCCAACCCGAGTACACACAGCAGAGCATGTCGACCGCGACAACCTGTACCTCCAAAGCCATCGACATACCCAAGAAAGATGAGCCGATGTTCAGTAGAAACAGCCCCAACATGCTCAATGTCCTCACAGCCAGCTCGGACTTCGAGTTCTCAAATAG TATGCTCCGCCTGGAGCATGAAGTCGACCAGCTGAGCCTCACAGAGAAATCATCATCTGACTCCACACCATCCCCCACATTTGCCCGGTCAGCACCGGTAACTCCCATACACAACCCATCTGGCAGTGTGGACGTGGGCTACCGGGATGGAACTCAGAGAGGGTTCTTCGAGGGGCTGCTGGGCTGCCTCCGTCCGGTCTGGACCATCATCGGCAAGGCAGCAGCTGCAGAGCTGAAACAACAAG ATGACTGGGAGATCCCTTTTGAGAACATCACCGACTTGCAGTGGTTGGGAAGTGGGGCACAAGGTGCAGTGTTTCTTGGAAAGTTGACAGGAGAAGAGGTAGCAGTCAAGAAGGTCCGTGATGTCAAGGAGACAGATATTCGCAATCTCCGCAAACTCAACCACCCTAACATCATTGCTTTCAA GGGAGTATGTACACAGGCACCTtgctactgtatcatcatggaaTACTGTCCTTACGGTCAGCTTTATGAGCTGCTTCGAGATGGCAAGGAAATACCACCCACACTCATACTGGACTGGACCAAACAGATAGCCAGTGGAATGAACTACCTCCATTCACACAAGATCATACATCGCGATCTTAAGTCACCAAA TGTGTTAGTGGCCAGTAATAACGTGGTGAAGATCTCCGACTTTGGCACAAGTCGAGAGTGGAATGAGAAGAGCaccaaaatgtcatttgctggGACAGTGGCCTGGATGGCACCCGAGGTGATCAGAAATGAACCCTGCTCCGAGAAAGTGGACATCTG GTCGtttggtgtggtggtgtgggagCTGCTCACTGGCGAGATTCCATATCGGGATGTTGACTCATCTGCCATTATCTGGGGCGTGGGCAGCAACAGCCTTCACCTCCCGGTGCCGTCAACCTGCCCAGACGGTTTTCAGCTGCTCATGAGACTCTGTTG GAGTGCTAAGCCCCGCAATCGGCCATCATTCCGACAGGTGTTGATGCATCTGGAGATAGCCTCCCCAGAGCTGCTCAACTACAGCAGAGAGGACTTCATggaagagcag GTGAAGTGGCAGGAGGAGATCCGTGAGTTGTTCATGAAGATGCGGTCCGAGGGGTCTCACTTTCCGCAGCTGGAGGAGGAGCTGATCCGCCGCAGGAAGGAAGAACTCAG GCATGCCCAGGATGTGAGGGAGCACTATGAGCGGAAGTTAGAGCGAGCCAACAACCTCTACATGGAGCTGACAGCGTGCATGTTGCAGCTTGAGAAGAGGGAACGAGAGCTCATCAA GAGAGAACAGATGCTGGCATTGTACTCAAAGCGACGGAAAAGCATTGTTCGTCCAATCATCAAGGCCCAGGAGAAGCTTGATAGAATAGGGAAGAAAAGATGCTACAGATCGTCTGATCCTGCTAG TCCGGACTCCCAGAAGACAGAAGGTAGCATGACCACCAGTTCAGAACAAGTTCTTCCATCACCCACCAAAATGCGCTATCGCAAGAACCGTCATCGCCGCAGCAACAGCCGTGGATCACTGAAGGATATTACCTCGCCTATACGAAGCCCATCGAAGGACTCCAGTCAAGATGAATCAAAAACTAAACGGGTGACCTTGCATCCAGGCCCAGGGTTGGCTGTGCGAAGAGAAAAGAAAAATGAATCTGACTGTCCAGACAAGAATAAAAATCAGAATTTAGATGAGCGTAATTTGAACGATGTCTGTTTCGGGTGTGATGGAGGATGTAGTGATATCACATGCAGCAGCAAAAGGTCAAGTCAGGTCAGCGCGGATGTTGAAAGCAATACGTGTGACTCGCCATGTAATAGCCCTCGGCATCAAGTTCACCAAGTGTATAATATTGTTGAGGTTGAAAACACAAATCAGCCTGACTTtcaatcaaaaacaacaattctAGAAAAAGACTCGAATGAAAATCTGAATTGTCCCATCGACACAGCAGATATAGATATCAAAGACATTAAGGAAATTACAAGTGAGGATACAATTATCATCACAGCAGATAATACAGTAGGACTCAGGGCAGACAACTCAGTGTTAGAAAATGCCCAAACTGTGTCTGTATCAATGAAGAGGACAAGAAGTGATCCGGAAATTTTGCCAAAATGTTTGTCACCAAATCTACCGAGGCTCCGAGACAAGTCTGATAAGAAAGTTGCAGTTAAATTCAGAAACGTCAAG CATTCAGCAGACACCACATCAGAAGAGGAAGGGGAGGTAAGCGAGGATGAAGCCCGGCGACGGAACCTGTGTCGTCAGTCTATATCCACGCTCAGCTCCGAAGGAGGTGTGTTCTCTGAAGAGGAGGAGAACACAAGTGAGGTGTCACATAACATGGGGCTTATGTCCACCAACAGCGCCGAAAACCTCCAGATGGAACTAGCCAAGTGTACATATGCCTCTGATGGACTGTCGGACCGTGAGATGACTGTCAGGAAGATGAAGAGCCAAGTTTCGTCTCCTCCAGAGAGGATATATGAG AACCCTCGCTCAGACTCCAGTTCTGACTCTGATGAGTGCTCCAATTCAACTGTATCAACAGTTCAGAGAAAACGATCCTTTGAGAAGAAACAATGGTAG
- the LOC137298046 gene encoding transmembrane protein 41A-A-like, whose protein sequence is MGASVLFIPVLFSLASLGVYTLSVNFPEHTGRHSNSSDLKFPTNLDELQSVANFLLDYKNDHSSYVLVLLSCAYLYKQTFAIPGSVFMNLLAGALYGPWFGFILCCVLSSFGTSFCYLLSDTCGKEYIIRYFPQKVKYFQTLIEENLDSLFFFMLFLRVFPMSPNWFINMASPIVNIPLHVFFFSVFIGQMPYIFICVQTGCILSEIKSLDDIFTLWTMAKLCGIAVMSLLPGFLIKKHRAKQKRE, encoded by the exons ATGGGTGCATCAGTGTTATTCATACCTGTGCTTTTCTCACTGGCCAGTTTAGGCGTGTATACCTTGTCAGTGAATTTTCCAGAACACACGGGCCGACACTCAAACAG CTCAGACCTCAAGTTTCCAACTAACCTGGATGAGTTACAAAGTGTTGCTAACTTCCTGCTTGACTACAAGAATGATCACTCCAGCTATGTCCTTGTACTCCTCTCTTGTGCATACTTGTACAAGCAAACCTTCGCAATTCCAGGATCAGTGTTCATG AACCTACTAGCTGGTGCGCTGTATGGACCATGGTTTGGTTTCATCTTATGCTGTGTCCTGTCATCCTTTGGAACCTCATTTTGCTACCTCCTGTCCGATACTTGTGGCAAAGAATATATCATACGATATTTTCcacaaaaagtgaaatatttccaGACTTTG aTCGAGGAAAATCTTGATAGTTTATTTTTCTTCATGTTGTTTCTCCGTGTATTCCCAATGTCACCAAACTGGTTTATAAACATGGCATCACCGATAGTGAACATTCCGCtccatgtgttttttttctctgtCTTTATTG GTCAGATGCCATACATATTCATCTGTGTCCAGACTGGCTGTATTCTGTCAGAAATCAAATCTCTAGATGATATCTTCACATTATGGACAATGGCCAAGCTGTGTGGAATAGCTGTCATGTCCCTTTTGCCAGGATTTCTTATAAAGAAGCATCGTGCCAAGCAGAAAAGGGAGTAG
- the LOC137298047 gene encoding uncharacterized protein produces the protein MQRTCAVLSGVIRTSSSTMRAVKCSQCHVHVGVSCSSLSSVSRSHCYQGVHSCYQSVLSRPVSCQTRSYCTKDLDFNNDPEMKSLLDEIRHDFKSEKSRSDTVKQDNNTETISQNEVHKNDTPSITDDLQGVAMHPEIEDVEQFERQEIEPAWMSPIGLKRGVSGVFDLDDLVTLLEKENARDIVVINIPPEARFGDHMVIVSAASYRHLRSMSNRIKWVHKQRLGDKDVPLKVEGYETSSDWHAMDLGNIVLHIFMPETREHYDLETLWTNWGEPGQVHLEDDPYTIDPEEEFWQSLEPPSKQESLESKEWK, from the exons ATGCAGAGAACCTGCGCGGTGCTCTCGGGTGTGATTAGGACAAGTAGTAGTACAATGAGAGCAGTGAAGTGTTCTCAATGTCACGTTCACGTTGGTGTGTCCTGTTCGTCACTGTCCTCAGTATCGCGGAGTCACTGTTACCAAGGCGTCCACAGTTGCTATCAGTCTGTCCTGTCTCGGCCAGTCAGTTGTCAGACAAGGTCATACTGTACCAAAGACTTAGATTTTAATAACGATCCAGAAATGAAATCACTGTTGGATGAAATTAGACATGACTTTAAAAGCGAGAAATCAAGATCTGACACTGTCAAACAAGACAACAACACggaaactatttcacaaaatgaagttCATAAGAACGACACACCTTCAATAACTGATGACTTGCAAGGTGTAGCGATGCATCCAGAAATAGAAGATGTGGAGCAATTCGAGCGACAAGAAATCGAACCAGCATGGATGTCACCAATTGGGCTAAAAC GAGGTGTTAGTGGTGTGTTTGATCTTGATGACCTTGTGACACTTCTGGAAAAAGAGAATGCTCGGGACATTGTTGttatcaatattccacctgAGGCACGGTTTGGAGACCACATGGTTATTGTCAGTGCGGCATCATATCGGCACCTTCGAAGCATGTCAAATCGCATCAAGTGGGTG CACAAACAGAGGCTTGGGGACAAGGATGTGCCCTTGAAAGTTGAAGGGTATGAGACATCATCTGACTGGCATGCTATGGACCTAG GGAACATTGTTCTCCACATATTCATGCCGGAGACCAGGGAACATTATGACCTGGAGACTCTGTGGACCAACTGGGGTGAACCAGGTCAAGTTCACCTAGAAGACGACCCTTACACAATTGACCCTGAGGAGGAGTTCTGGCAAAGCCTTGAGCCTCCATCAAAACAGGAGTCCCTTGAAAGTAAAGAGTGGAAATGA